A window from Rhizosphaericola mali encodes these proteins:
- a CDS encoding GTP-binding protein: protein MHKKLPVTILSGFLGAGKTTLLNQILHNRQNLKVAVIVNDMSEVNIDAKIISTENTLSRTEERLVDMSNGCICCTLREDLLVEVAKLANEGRFDYLLIEGTGIAEPLPVAQTWLFEEPNSKANLSDISYIDTMVTVIDGYNFLKDFSSSETIVDRDMTDDEADERTIVNLLTDQIEFANVIVLNKTDLITEDSKKFLESILHKLNPDAKIIYSTYGNVSPDLILNTGLYDFDKVQDSAGWIKELNNEHVPETEEYGITSFVFRDPKPFHPERWFHYLNENYPKGFLRAKGLFWIASQPDKAISFSQAGGSLRVENAGTWWCSMPYEQRIKYLAFVENQSEIESKWSKMWGDRMNELVFIGQIKETELELAKISACLVTEDEIEIIKRREYLKDPFIEIV from the coding sequence ATGCATAAAAAATTACCAGTCACTATACTCAGTGGCTTTCTCGGTGCGGGTAAAACGACTTTGCTTAATCAAATTTTGCATAATAGGCAAAATTTAAAAGTTGCAGTTATAGTGAATGACATGAGTGAAGTTAATATCGATGCCAAAATTATTTCAACTGAAAATACTTTATCTCGAACAGAGGAAAGGTTGGTAGATATGAGCAATGGTTGTATCTGTTGTACTTTACGAGAAGATTTGTTGGTGGAAGTGGCAAAATTGGCTAATGAAGGACGATTTGACTATCTTTTGATTGAAGGTACTGGGATTGCAGAACCTTTACCAGTGGCACAAACCTGGCTTTTTGAAGAACCAAATAGTAAAGCGAATCTTTCTGATATTAGTTATATTGATACAATGGTTACTGTGATTGATGGTTATAATTTTTTAAAAGATTTTTCCTCTTCGGAAACTATTGTAGATAGAGACATGACGGATGATGAAGCTGATGAACGTACAATCGTCAATCTTTTAACAGATCAAATTGAATTTGCAAATGTTATAGTTTTGAATAAAACGGATTTGATTACGGAAGATTCTAAGAAATTTTTAGAGTCAATTTTGCATAAGTTGAATCCAGATGCCAAAATTATATATTCTACGTATGGCAATGTTTCTCCTGATTTGATTTTAAATACAGGATTGTATGATTTTGATAAAGTGCAAGATTCGGCTGGTTGGATAAAAGAATTAAATAATGAACATGTGCCTGAAACCGAAGAATATGGAATTACTTCATTTGTATTTAGAGATCCAAAGCCATTTCATCCGGAACGATGGTTTCATTATCTAAATGAAAATTACCCCAAAGGATTTTTAAGAGCAAAAGGTTTATTTTGGATCGCTTCACAACCAGATAAAGCAATTAGTTTTAGTCAAGCAGGAGGAAGTTTGCGTGTTGAAAATGCAGGTACTTGGTGGTGTTCTATGCCCTATGAGCAAAGAATTAAATATTTGGCATTTGTTGAGAATCAATCTGAAATTGAGTCTAAATGGTCTAAAATGTGGGGGGATCGAATGAATGAATTAGTATTTATCGGTCAAATAAAAGAAACGGAATTAGAATTGGCCAAAATCTCCGCATGTCTAGTTACGGAGGACGAAATTGAAATAATCAAAAGAAGGGAATATTTGAAAGATCCATTTATTGAAATCGTTTAA
- a CDS encoding Fur family transcriptional regulator, which yields MNYKKILENKGLSVTNARLMVLEYFDISGKAQSMSSLLKAIKGSNRITLYRTLKQFVDKQILMSFSGDNNLPVYCISQAIHIKETYVSQAIFICNKCKTVITREVHTSIIETVFSEFLIKNEKILIKGYCPNCSKNIKL from the coding sequence ATGAATTATAAAAAGATTCTGGAAAATAAAGGTTTAAGTGTTACTAATGCAAGATTGATGGTCTTGGAATATTTCGATATTTCTGGAAAGGCACAATCTATGTCAAGTTTACTTAAAGCTATCAAAGGTAGCAATCGGATAACACTATATAGAACTTTGAAGCAATTTGTCGATAAACAGATTTTGATGTCTTTTTCGGGAGATAATAATTTACCCGTTTATTGTATTTCACAGGCCATTCATATAAAAGAAACTTACGTCTCACAAGCAATTTTTATTTGTAATAAATGTAAAACTGTAATAACGAGGGAAGTTCACACATCTATAATTGAAACGGTATTTTCTGAATTTCTAATTAAAAATGAAAAAATACTTATTAAAGGCTATTGTCCTAATTGTTCAAAAAATATCAAACTATAA